From a region of the Phragmites australis chromosome 21, lpPhrAust1.1, whole genome shotgun sequence genome:
- the LOC133904133 gene encoding perakine reductase-like isoform X2 has protein sequence MREALVVCATTYGIDDLREEQKASPLANISQQDHVNLPFSETRIMFLDLFDLSCLSLFENGDLALIRIQEPTALESCRTAQVSKIGFGCMGLSGIYSSPVPDEDVVAIIKTAFDAGVTFFDTGDAYWPHNNEDMLGKMSELKKLVEEGKVKYIGLPEATIDTIKAPSYGSSYHCTASVVCWR, from the exons ATGCGAGAGGCACTTGTTGTATGTGCAACTACATACGGAATTGATGACCTTCGAGAGGAGCAAAAGGCATCTCCCTTGGCTAACATAAGCCAACAAGATCATGTGAATCTCCCTTTCTCTGAGACAAGAATCATGTTTCTAGACTTATTCGACCTCTCCTGTCTCTCACTTTTTGAGAACGGCGATCTAGCATTAATCAGGATCCAAGAACCAACCGCCCTTGAGTCTTGCCGCACGGCGCAGGTGTCCAAGATCGGGTTCGGATGCATGGGCCTCTCCGGCATCTACAGCTCCCCGGTGCCGGACGAGGACGTCGTCGCCATCATCAAGACCGCCTTCGACGCCGGCGTCACCTTCTTCGACACCGGCGACGCGTATTGGCCGCACAACAATGAGGATATGCTCGGGAAG ATGAGTGAGCTCAAGAAGCTGGTGGAAGAGGGGAAAGTGAAATATATTGGCCTGCCTGAAGCAACTATCGATACCATTAAGGCGCCCTCATACGGTTCATCCTATCACTGCACTGCAAGTGTTGTCTGCTGGAGATGA
- the LOC133904133 gene encoding uncharacterized protein LOC133904133 isoform X3, with the protein MREALVVCATTYGIDDLREEQKASPLANISQQDHVNLPFSETRIMFLDLFDLSCLSLFENGDLALIRIQEPTALESCRTAQVSKIGFGCMGLSGIYSSPVPDEDVVAIIKTAFDAGVTFFDTGDAYWPHNNEDMLGKGAWHPSCFIQSIRSWFLFWKSSYGEPTTKQFAVCGS; encoded by the exons ATGCGAGAGGCACTTGTTGTATGTGCAACTACATACGGAATTGATGACCTTCGAGAGGAGCAAAAGGCATCTCCCTTGGCTAACATAAGCCAACAAGATCATGTGAATCTCCCTTTCTCTGAGACAAGAATCATGTTTCTAGACTTATTCGACCTCTCCTGTCTCTCACTTTTTGAGAACGGCGATCTAGCATTAATCAGGATCCAAGAACCAACCGCCCTTGAGTCTTGCCGCACGGCGCAGGTGTCCAAGATCGGGTTCGGATGCATGGGCCTCTCCGGCATCTACAGCTCCCCGGTGCCGGACGAGGACGTCGTCGCCATCATCAAGACCGCCTTCGACGCCGGCGTCACCTTCTTCGACACCGGCGACGCGTATTGGCCGCACAACAATGAGGATATGCTCGGGAAG GGAGCTTGGCATCCGAGTTGTTTCATACAGTCCATTAGGTCGTGGTTCCTTTTCTGGAAAAGCAGTTATGGAGAGCCTACCACCAAACAGTTTGCTG TCTGTGGATCCTAG
- the LOC133904133 gene encoding uncharacterized protein LOC133904133 isoform X1, giving the protein MREALVVCATTYGIDDLREEQKASPLANISQQDHVNLPFSETRIMFLDLFDLSCLSLFENGDLALIRIQEPTALESCRTAQVSKIGFGCMGLSGIYSSPVPDEDVVAIIKTAFDAGVTFFDTGDAYWPHNNEDMLGKGAWHPSCFIQSIRSWFLFWKSSYGEPTTKQFAGNIFMMFILDSSYCYTLRYIR; this is encoded by the exons ATGCGAGAGGCACTTGTTGTATGTGCAACTACATACGGAATTGATGACCTTCGAGAGGAGCAAAAGGCATCTCCCTTGGCTAACATAAGCCAACAAGATCATGTGAATCTCCCTTTCTCTGAGACAAGAATCATGTTTCTAGACTTATTCGACCTCTCCTGTCTCTCACTTTTTGAGAACGGCGATCTAGCATTAATCAGGATCCAAGAACCAACCGCCCTTGAGTCTTGCCGCACGGCGCAGGTGTCCAAGATCGGGTTCGGATGCATGGGCCTCTCCGGCATCTACAGCTCCCCGGTGCCGGACGAGGACGTCGTCGCCATCATCAAGACCGCCTTCGACGCCGGCGTCACCTTCTTCGACACCGGCGACGCGTATTGGCCGCACAACAATGAGGATATGCTCGGGAAG GGAGCTTGGCATCCGAGTTGTTTCATACAGTCCATTAGGTCGTGGTTCCTTTTCTGGAAAAGCAGTTATGGAGAGCCTACCACCAAACAGTTTGCTGGTAACATTTTCATGATGTTCATTCTAGATTCTTCTTACTGTTATACCCTCCGTTATATtaggtaa